ATGCAGAATTTGATATGAAATGGTTTGGTCTAAATAAATTGCCTCAGATTGAAAAACCATGGATTTGTTCTATGGACGATATAACTTGGCCAACTGATAGACAATTGAAGACTCGTCCTTCAGTGAGAGATCTTGCATTGGCTTATGGTGTTCCTGTTTGGAATGCACATAGAGCTTTGACCGATTGCATATATTTGGCAGAGGTTTTTATAAGATGTAGCGAACTTGAAAAACTATTGATAAGAGCTTTAGAGCCAAAAATTCTGGTTCGCGCTGAGATTTCCTATGATGAAAGGTATTTAGCTAAAAACGCTGGTTTTAGGTGGAATGATGCAATTAAGGGAGCTTGGTCTAGGAAAATGAGTCGTCGGGAAAAGGAGAAATTAGAGTTCCCTGTTCAGGAGGTTGACTTTCATGGTTGAAGTAGATTTTTTCATAAAGTACTCATTTCAAATCTTTGCTATATGTTTAATGTATTGATTAAGAAGTTTTTCTAGAGTTTTTCCATGATTGATTTATGAGAAAATATTTCACTAAGAAAAATATAGTTTGTCAGTTTCCCCTTGTTAAAAGTAAACCTGACGGTAATGAATTAAAAAAGCGTCTCAGGCAATGGCAGCATTCAAGAAGTTGGGCTCGTTTAATTTGTGAAGCTGAAAAAATGTGGAGTCTTGAATCAAGAGAACTAAAGAGACTTGGAGCTATGGAATTAATTCAACTCCAAAACGAAATGCCTTTTAATGTGAGAAGAAGAGTTAATTGTTGGTTGGTTAAATATTCGGGCGCTACTCGTCTAGAGGATTAGGCTTATTGCCCTTCCTAAATTGAGTCTCCCCAAGTTGGTTTAACAAAACTCATTGATTAAATATGATTTTTCAGTTTACGTAAACAATTACTATTAAACAAACAACAAATAATTTTCTGAAGCTACTTTGATCAATCTCAAGAATTTAAGAGGAATGGTAGATCTTTTACCTGCTCATACTCAGGGCTGGCAGAAGGTTGAATCAATTGCACTTGAACATTTTAGACGAGCTGGGCTTCAAGAAATTAGAACACCAATTATTGAACAAACAGAATTGTTTTCAAGGGTGATTGGAGAAAATACTGATGTTGTGGGCAAAGAAATGTACAGTTTCGACGATAGAGGTGGTCGTTCATGCACTTTGAGACCTGAAGGCACAGCTTCTGTCGCGAGGTCAATTGTCCAGCATGGATTATTAAATAATGGCCCTCAAAGACTCTGGTATAGAGGACCAATGTTTAGATATGAACGCCCTCAAGCAGGAAGACAAAGACAGTTCCATCAAATAGGAGTTGAATTTGTTGGATTAGCTTCTGTTATGAGTGATGCTGAGGTTATTTCAATAGCTTGGAACTTTTTAAAGGATGTTGGTCTAAATGATTTGACTTTAGAAATTAATAGTCTTGGAAGTAATGAAGATCGAAATATTTTCAAAGAAGAATTGAAAGATTGGCTTAATCAGAGATTTGATTTATTGGATGAAGATTCTCAGAAAAGAATTAATGTTAATCCCTTGAGAATATTAGATAGTAAAAATAAATCTACAAGAGAACTTTTATCTGATGCTCCTTCTTTAAACGACTTTTTATCTAATGAGAGTAAAACTAGATTTGATTATTTACAGGAGTTACTTGTTAATCTAAAGATTCCATATGAAATTAATTTTAATTTGGTAAGGGGACTTGATTATTATTCTCATACAGCTTTCGAAATAACAAGTGATCACTTGGGTTCCCAAGCAACTGTATGTGGTGGAGGACGTTACGATGGCTTGATAAGTGAACTGGGGGGTCCTCAAACTCCCTCTATTGGTTGGGCTATTGGAATGGAAAGGCTGATAATTTTAGCTGGAAATAAAATTTTACAATCAAAGTCTCCAGATGTTTATGTGATTCATAAAGGTGAAAAAGCTGAGAAACTTGCTTTGGAAGTTACTTGTCAGTTACGGTTATCAAACTTAATCATTGAATTGGACTACTCAGGTTCATCTTTTTCAAAACAATTTAAGCGAGCAGATAAAAGTAGGGCCAAATGGGCCTTAGTTATTGGTGAGGATGAGGCTTCTAAAGGTCAGTTGTTGATGAAGAAATTAAGGGATAAACAAAAGGATGAGGTGAGTAGGGAATATATTTTCTCAAAGGAGGATCTAGATGAGTTAATTAAAAAGTTGATTGACTAAGAAAATGATGGATTATTTTAAATGAGCTCT
This is a stretch of genomic DNA from Prochlorococcus marinus str. MIT 0912. It encodes these proteins:
- a CDS encoding 3'-5' exonuclease, whose protein sequence is MKEEQNHQKDSEQLGFLYETTKEIANEKKKDLREKKSFKSKEEQAEILSKEHFPENILILDTETTGLDNEKDDCLEVGSILFNVKSRSVLAQQSFLLPVEINNAEKINNIPAEITRFPQPLSEAIKYFESLVRVSDVIVAHNAEFDMKWFGLNKLPQIEKPWICSMDDITWPTDRQLKTRPSVRDLALAYGVPVWNAHRALTDCIYLAEVFIRCSELEKLLIRALEPKILVRAEISYDERYLAKNAGFRWNDAIKGAWSRKMSRREKEKLEFPVQEVDFHG
- the hisS gene encoding histidine--tRNA ligase, whose product is MINLKNLRGMVDLLPAHTQGWQKVESIALEHFRRAGLQEIRTPIIEQTELFSRVIGENTDVVGKEMYSFDDRGGRSCTLRPEGTASVARSIVQHGLLNNGPQRLWYRGPMFRYERPQAGRQRQFHQIGVEFVGLASVMSDAEVISIAWNFLKDVGLNDLTLEINSLGSNEDRNIFKEELKDWLNQRFDLLDEDSQKRINVNPLRILDSKNKSTRELLSDAPSLNDFLSNESKTRFDYLQELLVNLKIPYEINFNLVRGLDYYSHTAFEITSDHLGSQATVCGGGRYDGLISELGGPQTPSIGWAIGMERLIILAGNKILQSKSPDVYVIHKGEKAEKLALEVTCQLRLSNLIIELDYSGSSFSKQFKRADKSRAKWALVIGEDEASKGQLLMKKLRDKQKDEVSREYIFSKEDLDELIKKLID